A region from the Mesorhizobium sp. J8 genome encodes:
- a CDS encoding glycosyltransferase family 2 protein — MTAAPLISVLLPVYNAEPHVAAAVQSILRQDYGRIEVIAIDDGSTDRSLEILECCRRDDSRVSIISRENRGLVASLNEGLEVARGELVARMDADDFAYPWRLSRQAALFAARPELGFCGALVDTLLHGRIARGRLDPVFRLSLPVLSKFFTVFMHPTVVYNRKVIGEADLHYDGFYRHAEDFDLFRRLAERYPTALIPESLLVYRIHPGSVTSLHSKEMRRTHLRIVCENLESEGLTEDGATLRAIGDTVTSDTVARAAAFIRALEERIAALPDTTRPSFEAGALNLFYFLYQLVNDEERPALAHELLTLTGKWNAIRRREKYALRPGAWAPWLSQASMWAGKRADWVAYRLKSAPAASVLAPYRVEAA, encoded by the coding sequence ATGACCGCGGCACCTCTCATCTCCGTGCTCTTGCCGGTCTACAATGCCGAGCCCCATGTGGCCGCTGCGGTGCAGTCGATCCTGCGGCAGGACTACGGCAGGATCGAAGTCATCGCCATCGACGACGGGTCGACCGACCGGTCGCTGGAGATCCTCGAATGCTGCCGCCGGGACGACAGCCGGGTATCCATAATCTCGCGCGAAAACCGCGGGCTTGTCGCCAGCCTCAACGAGGGACTGGAGGTCGCGCGGGGCGAGTTGGTCGCGCGGATGGACGCCGACGACTTCGCCTATCCCTGGCGCCTGTCGCGCCAGGCAGCGCTGTTCGCCGCGCGACCGGAGCTCGGCTTCTGTGGCGCGCTCGTAGACACGCTGCTGCACGGCCGCATCGCCCGGGGCCGGCTCGATCCGGTGTTCCGTCTCAGCCTGCCCGTGCTGTCGAAATTCTTCACCGTCTTCATGCATCCGACAGTGGTCTACAATCGCAAGGTCATCGGCGAGGCCGACCTCCACTACGACGGCTTCTACCGGCATGCCGAGGATTTCGACCTTTTCCGGAGGTTGGCCGAGCGCTATCCGACGGCGCTGATCCCGGAAAGCCTGCTGGTCTACCGCATTCATCCCGGCAGCGTGACCAGCCTGCACAGCAAGGAGATGCGTCGCACGCACCTCAGAATTGTCTGCGAGAATCTGGAGAGCGAGGGACTGACGGAAGATGGCGCGACCCTGCGCGCCATCGGCGACACGGTCACCTCCGACACCGTGGCCCGGGCAGCGGCTTTCATCCGTGCGCTTGAGGAGCGGATCGCCGCCCTTCCCGATACGACGAGGCCGAGCTTCGAGGCCGGCGCGCTCAACTTGTTCTATTTCCTCTACCAGCTCGTCAATGACGAGGAGCGGCCGGCGCTGGCGCATGAATTGCTGACGCTGACGGGGAAGTGGAACGCGATCCGCCGCCGCGAGAAATACGCGCTCCGCCCCGGCGCCTGGGCGCCCTGGCTGAGCCAGGCTTCGATGTGGGCCGGCAAACGCGCCGACTGGGTCGCCTACCGCCTCAAATCCGCCCCGGCCGCATCAGTGCTCGCGCCTTATCGGGTGGAGGCGGCATGA